The following proteins come from a genomic window of Syntrophorhabdaceae bacterium:
- a CDS encoding nitroreductase, with product MDIIRIIEERKSVRAFKPDPLKKEQIEDVLKLVVAAPSAINLQPWEFVVVMGEEKERLSRRLVKLYREKQISCSPGNVKPLSETFSKRGVQSFELMNPFLEKMGQPDFNCFVNEGSCNFYGAPVAVIICLDNAFSKARLVDIGIALGYFVLGAHNFGLSTCPIGLINAYEDDIKEILNIPDNKDVVIGIAMGYADFQSPINEFKSPRDSLDSFVSWID from the coding sequence ATGGACATCATTCGGATTATCGAGGAACGCAAAAGCGTACGGGCGTTTAAGCCTGATCCGCTCAAAAAGGAACAGATCGAGGACGTGCTTAAGCTCGTTGTTGCCGCGCCATCGGCCATCAATTTGCAGCCCTGGGAATTCGTCGTTGTCATGGGCGAAGAAAAGGAACGACTTTCTCGCAGACTCGTCAAGCTGTACCGGGAAAAACAGATATCGTGCAGCCCCGGCAATGTGAAACCCCTTTCGGAGACCTTCAGCAAGCGAGGTGTACAATCGTTTGAGCTTATGAATCCCTTTCTCGAAAAGATGGGGCAACCGGATTTCAATTGTTTCGTCAACGAAGGAAGCTGCAATTTCTACGGCGCTCCTGTGGCCGTCATCATATGCCTGGATAACGCCTTCTCAAAGGCCCGGCTCGTGGATATCGGCATCGCGCTCGGTTATTTCGTGCTCGGCGCACACAATTTCGGTCTTTCCACATGCCCCATCGGACTCATCAACGCGTACGAAGATGATATCAAGGAGATCCTCAATATCCCCGACAATAAGGACGTGGTCATCGGAATCGCGATGGGCTACGCCGATTTTCAAAGCCCGATCAATGAATTCAAGTCGCCGCGCGATAGCCTCGATAGTTTCGTGAGCTGGATCGATTGA
- the merB gene encoding organomercurial lyase — translation MLAVRWLFPDTEVRIETRCLDCGEPIMIRMRDDKILEINPSTAVGHVNIPFARVLKGDVTWGSA, via the coding sequence GTGCTGGCCGTGCGCTGGCTCTTCCCCGATACCGAGGTCCGTATCGAGACCCGCTGTCTTGACTGCGGGGAACCCATCATGATCCGGATGCGAGACGACAAGATCCTCGAAATCAATCCATCAACCGCCGTAGGACATGTGAACATCCCGTTCGCCAGGGTCCTTAAGGGAGATGTAACCTGGGGCTCGGCTTGA
- a CDS encoding cytochrome c peroxidase, with translation MDKTRKKRARSIRIFFIFCILISVALTSARAGDKALLNQAKQIFGPLPKTMRSANNSITADKVALGKMLFYETRISVDQTVSCVRCHPIGLYAADGLKKSIGNNCKINPRNAPTVFNAAGQISAHWIGNRTDVEDQAKQAMVGPPSFGMPSYEAVEKRLKEIRGYAPLFARAFPGEKDPVNVDNLAKAIGAFERTLVTPSRFDAFVKGNPTALAAAEKKGLKTFIETGCTNCHSGAYVGGKMYQKFGVFEPYWQYTGSKDIDEGRYAVTNNESDKYVFKVPVLRNVEMTSPYFHDGSVDGLRDVVFIMGKIQVGKSPTDEQVGEIILFLKSLTGRLPDDALRVPVLPPDGEHAGFAAVKDQPKVLSQGRYGVQNGPALPIFLSDKNSSDAYSCARER, from the coding sequence ATGGATAAAACCAGGAAAAAACGCGCACGGAGTATAAGGATCTTTTTCATTTTCTGCATCTTGATTTCAGTGGCCTTGACATCTGCCCGCGCAGGAGACAAAGCGTTGCTAAACCAGGCAAAACAGATTTTCGGACCCTTGCCAAAAACCATGAGATCGGCAAATAACTCTATTACTGCTGATAAAGTCGCTCTGGGGAAAATGCTTTTCTATGAGACAAGGATTTCTGTAGACCAGACAGTGAGCTGTGTCCGATGTCATCCGATTGGTTTGTACGCGGCTGACGGGTTGAAGAAATCTATCGGGAATAATTGCAAGATCAATCCCCGAAACGCCCCTACCGTCTTCAATGCGGCAGGCCAGATTTCGGCGCACTGGATAGGAAACCGAACGGATGTTGAAGACCAGGCCAAACAGGCCATGGTCGGGCCGCCTTCCTTTGGGATGCCATCCTATGAGGCTGTAGAGAAGAGACTCAAAGAAATAAGAGGGTATGCCCCATTGTTTGCGAGAGCCTTTCCCGGGGAAAAAGATCCGGTCAACGTTGATAACCTGGCCAAAGCCATTGGAGCTTTTGAAAGAACGCTCGTCACTCCTTCTCGTTTCGATGCCTTTGTAAAAGGGAATCCGACCGCGCTTGCCGCCGCAGAGAAAAAGGGACTTAAAACATTCATCGAAACAGGCTGCACCAACTGCCACTCAGGTGCGTATGTGGGAGGCAAGATGTACCAGAAGTTTGGCGTATTTGAGCCCTACTGGCAATATACCGGGAGCAAGGATATTGACGAAGGCAGGTATGCCGTTACAAACAACGAGAGTGATAAGTATGTGTTCAAAGTCCCTGTGTTACGAAACGTGGAGATGACCTCTCCATATTTTCACGATGGATCGGTCGACGGATTGCGCGATGTGGTCTTCATTATGGGCAAAATACAGGTGGGCAAATCTCCGACCGACGAACAGGTCGGGGAAATCATTCTCTTCCTAAAATCCTTGACTGGAAGACTGCCCGACGATGCGCTGAGAGTGCCCGTGTTACCACCAGATGGGGAACATGCGGGGTTCGCCGCGGTGAAGGATCAGCCGAAGGTGTTAAGCCAAGGCCGTTACGGGGTCCAGAACGGGCCCGCCTTACCCATCTTCTTAAGCGACAAGAATAGCTCTGATGCGTACTCGTGCGCCCGTGAGAGATAA
- the atpA gene encoding F0F1 ATP synthase subunit alpha, which translates to MEIKADEISRIIEQKISGFEKEVNLQETGVVISIGDGIARIYGLENAMSGELLDFPQGITGMALNLEEDNIGAVVFGDDYKIKEGDLVKRTGRIAQVPVGEALVGRVVDGLGTPIDGKGPLNAKEFRNVEQMAPGVVVRQPVKEPLQTGIKAIDSMIPIGRGQRELIIGDRGTGKTVIAIDTIINQKGNDVFCIYVAIGQKRSSVARTVDLLTSYGAMEYTTVVAATASDTAPLQYLAPFSGCSMGEYFRDTGRHALIVYDDLSKHAVAYRQLSLLLRRPPAREAYPGDIFYLHSRLLERAAKWDDAHGAGSLTALPIIETQAGDVSAYIPTNVISITDGQIYLEPELFYSGIRPAINVGLSVSRVGGNAQIKAMKQVAGRLRLELAQYREMAAFAKFGSDLDKATQALLARGSRLTELLKQGQYVPIPVEKQVVLMYAGANGYIDTYPETALKKYELEMIKFMEEKYPTVLADIKTKKAIDPSTDESLHKALDEFKEIFTY; encoded by the coding sequence ATGGAGATTAAGGCCGACGAAATAAGCAGGATCATAGAGCAGAAGATATCGGGCTTTGAAAAGGAGGTAAACCTCCAGGAAACCGGCGTGGTCATTTCTATCGGTGACGGCATTGCCCGTATATACGGACTTGAGAATGCCATGTCCGGCGAACTTCTCGATTTTCCTCAGGGCATCACCGGCATGGCGCTTAACCTCGAAGAGGATAACATCGGCGCTGTTGTTTTCGGGGATGATTACAAGATCAAGGAAGGCGACCTGGTAAAAAGAACAGGCAGGATTGCCCAGGTGCCCGTCGGCGAAGCCCTTGTCGGCAGGGTTGTTGACGGTCTCGGCACTCCCATAGACGGCAAGGGGCCTTTGAACGCCAAGGAATTCAGAAACGTTGAACAGATGGCCCCGGGCGTGGTTGTACGTCAGCCCGTGAAAGAACCGCTGCAGACAGGCATTAAGGCGATTGATTCCATGATCCCCATCGGGAGGGGCCAGAGAGAGCTCATCATCGGTGACAGGGGCACAGGAAAAACGGTCATCGCCATCGATACGATCATCAATCAGAAAGGAAACGACGTATTCTGTATCTATGTAGCTATCGGACAGAAGAGGTCTTCCGTTGCCAGGACCGTTGATCTGCTTACATCTTACGGCGCCATGGAATATACGACTGTGGTTGCCGCCACGGCAAGCGATACGGCGCCTTTGCAATATCTGGCCCCGTTCTCGGGCTGCTCCATGGGTGAGTATTTCCGCGACACGGGCCGGCATGCCCTCATCGTCTATGATGATCTTTCAAAGCACGCTGTCGCGTACCGGCAGCTTTCACTCCTTTTAAGGCGGCCGCCCGCGCGCGAGGCTTACCCCGGCGATATTTTCTATCTCCACTCCAGGCTCCTCGAAAGGGCAGCAAAATGGGACGACGCCCACGGGGCAGGCTCGCTCACCGCACTTCCCATCATCGAAACCCAGGCGGGCGACGTCTCCGCTTACATCCCGACAAACGTTATCTCCATCACCGATGGTCAGATATATCTGGAGCCGGAGCTCTTCTATTCGGGCATCAGACCGGCAATCAACGTGGGTCTTTCCGTATCGAGGGTCGGCGGCAACGCACAAATCAAGGCAATGAAACAGGTGGCAGGCAGACTGAGACTGGAACTTGCCCAGTACCGGGAAATGGCTGCATTCGCCAAATTCGGAAGCGACCTTGATAAGGCAACGCAGGCGCTGCTCGCTCGCGGCTCCCGTCTGACCGAGCTTTTGAAACAAGGCCAGTATGTACCGATCCCTGTTGAGAAGCAGGTTGTTCTGATGTATGCCGGCGCCAATGGATACATCGACACGTATCCGGAGACCGCGCTCAAGAAATACGAGCTGGAAATGATCAAGTTCATGGAAGAGAAATACCCAACCGTACTTGCTGACATCAAGACGAAGAAGGCCATTGACCCATCCACCGATGAAAGCCTCCACAAGGCTTTGGATGAGTTCAAGGAAATATTCACCTATTAA
- the atpH gene encoding ATP synthase F1 subunit delta, with the protein MISQSIARKYAKGLFSVGEKDGKYMEYFREFDQVMEIFDKENRLKKALMLPLIEVGKRKELLGDVVRRLQISAPLAGMFTMLLENNRMAYLPFIKEAYSRLVDEKEGRIKGTVWSAYPLEEATKKRIENELSARLRQEVILTCLEDKSLIGGVKVMIRGTIIDGSVKQQLATLKENILKE; encoded by the coding sequence TTGATTAGCCAGTCCATCGCACGAAAGTATGCAAAAGGATTATTCAGCGTCGGTGAAAAAGACGGGAAGTACATGGAGTATTTTCGAGAATTCGATCAGGTCATGGAGATATTTGATAAAGAGAATCGTCTGAAAAAGGCCCTCATGCTTCCTTTGATTGAGGTGGGGAAGAGAAAGGAACTCTTAGGCGATGTGGTAAGAAGGCTTCAGATATCGGCTCCTCTTGCCGGTATGTTCACCATGCTCCTGGAAAACAACAGAATGGCATATCTCCCCTTCATAAAAGAGGCGTACAGTCGGCTTGTCGACGAAAAGGAAGGCAGGATCAAGGGAACCGTCTGGTCGGCCTACCCGCTCGAAGAAGCCACGAAAAAGCGCATAGAAAATGAACTGAGCGCCAGGCTGCGCCAGGAGGTCATCCTCACCTGTCTCGAGGATAAAAGCCTCATCGGCGGCGTCAAGGTAATGATCCGGGGGACTATCATCGACGGCAGCGTGAAACAGCAACTCGCCACGTTGAAGGAAAATATACTGAAGGAGTAG
- a CDS encoding ParB/RepB/Spo0J family partition protein: protein MKKDPLGRGLSAILNDIEEKGSSKLIPIDQIVPNRTQPRLKMDEKTISELAASIREKGLLQPIILKRKNKGYEIIAGERRFRAAVLAGLKEVPAIVKNVDDREALEIALVENLQREDLNPVEIAIVYERFVEEFSFTHEEVAQKMGVDRSSVSNVLRLLKLPPWIKELITDGKLTQGHARALLSLKNEKEQKRFVDRVLKDGVSVRELERQTRKKASLKNPAFALVEEDLQKALQTKVDITFKRNKGKIIIEFYSKEDLERIAERIAES, encoded by the coding sequence TTGAAAAAGGATCCCCTGGGCCGAGGGCTCTCGGCAATCTTGAACGATATCGAAGAGAAGGGATCGAGCAAGCTCATCCCGATCGATCAGATCGTTCCCAACAGGACCCAGCCGAGATTGAAAATGGACGAAAAGACCATATCGGAGCTTGCCGCGTCGATCAGGGAAAAAGGGCTGCTCCAACCCATCATACTGAAACGAAAGAATAAGGGTTACGAGATCATCGCCGGTGAGAGACGCTTTAGAGCTGCAGTGCTCGCGGGGCTCAAAGAGGTACCTGCGATCGTAAAGAATGTGGACGACAGGGAGGCCCTGGAGATCGCCCTTGTGGAAAACCTTCAGAGGGAGGACTTGAATCCGGTCGAAATAGCTATAGTCTACGAAAGATTTGTGGAAGAGTTCAGTTTCACGCACGAAGAAGTTGCCCAGAAGATGGGGGTGGACCGAAGCTCTGTATCCAACGTACTGCGCCTTCTCAAACTGCCTCCCTGGATAAAAGAACTCATTACAGACGGAAAATTGACTCAGGGACATGCCCGCGCCCTTCTGTCTCTTAAGAACGAAAAGGAACAAAAACGATTTGTCGATAGGGTGCTGAAAGACGGGGTATCGGTCAGGGAACTGGAGAGACAGACACGCAAGAAGGCCTCCCTCAAAAACCCCGCGTTCGCCTTAGTCGAGGAGGACCTGCAGAAGGCCCTCCAGACCAAGGTTGATATCACCTTTAAAAGGAATAAAGGCAAGATAATCATTGAGTTTTACTCCAAGGAAGACCTGGAAAGAATCGCGGAGCGGATAGCCGAATCCTGA
- a CDS encoding F0F1 ATP synthase subunit epsilon, giving the protein MLNLEIVTPEKTLVKEAVDMVEAKGAYGEFGLLPGHTQFLTTLEIGEVRYMKGDKTTHLSISGGYAEVVEDKVVMLLDTAEFAEDIDIERAKKAKDRAETALKTAVSEDTEYRIYELALLRAITRISVASKKTG; this is encoded by the coding sequence ATGCTGAACCTCGAGATCGTTACCCCGGAAAAAACGCTTGTCAAGGAAGCGGTAGATATGGTCGAAGCAAAAGGCGCATATGGCGAGTTCGGCTTGCTTCCGGGACATACACAGTTTCTTACTACGCTCGAGATCGGCGAGGTGCGCTACATGAAGGGCGACAAAACGACCCATCTGTCGATAAGCGGCGGCTACGCTGAGGTCGTGGAAGACAAAGTCGTCATGCTGCTCGATACGGCAGAATTTGCCGAAGACATTGATATTGAGCGTGCAAAAAAGGCCAAAGACAGGGCTGAGACCGCACTCAAGACCGCAGTGTCCGAAGATACGGAGTACAGAATATACGAACTGGCGCTGCTTCGGGCCATCACACGGATCTCGGTCGCTTCAAAGAAAACCGGATGA
- the atpD gene encoding F0F1 ATP synthase subunit beta yields MGVEVRGKVVQVIGTVVDFRFPSDQLPPIYGAVYVTNPTINDKQENLILEVAQHVGDSTVRCIAMNTTDGLLRGQDAVYKGGQITIPVGKEILGRVLNVVGEPVDGSGAVTTKMTYPIHKPAPTLVMQNTNIEILETGVKVIDLLEPYSKGGKVGLFGGAGVGKTVVIMEMIHNIAMHHGGISVFGGVGERTREGNDLWLEMKGSGVLDKTALIYGQMTEVPGARARIGLTALTAAEYFRDEEGQDVLLFIDNIFRFTQANSEVSALLGRMPSAVGYQPTLATDLGELEERITSTLKGSITSVQAIYVPADDLTDPAPATTFAHLDATTVLSRQISELGIYPAVDPLDSTSRILDPTIVGEEHYQVAREVQRILQKYKDLQDIIAILGMDELSEEDKLVVARARKIQRFLSQPFFVAEVFTGQPGRYVALKDTIKGFKEIAEGKHDDLPEQAFYMVGTIEEAVEKARKFMGE; encoded by the coding sequence ATGGGCGTTGAAGTCAGAGGCAAGGTAGTGCAGGTAATAGGTACGGTAGTAGATTTCAGATTTCCATCGGATCAGCTTCCGCCAATATACGGTGCAGTTTATGTAACAAACCCTACGATCAACGACAAACAGGAGAACCTTATCCTCGAAGTTGCCCAGCACGTGGGGGACAGCACGGTCCGTTGTATCGCTATGAACACGACTGACGGACTCTTAAGGGGCCAGGACGCGGTCTACAAAGGGGGCCAGATCACAATCCCCGTCGGTAAAGAGATATTGGGAAGGGTGCTCAATGTGGTCGGCGAGCCTGTTGACGGCAGCGGAGCTGTGACCACCAAAATGACCTACCCGATTCACAAACCGGCGCCAACGCTCGTCATGCAGAATACGAATATTGAAATCCTGGAAACAGGCGTCAAGGTCATCGACCTGCTCGAACCGTACTCCAAGGGCGGTAAGGTTGGGCTTTTCGGCGGCGCAGGCGTGGGCAAAACCGTCGTGATCATGGAGATGATCCACAACATCGCCATGCATCACGGAGGTATATCCGTTTTCGGCGGCGTGGGTGAGCGAACAAGAGAAGGAAACGATCTCTGGCTCGAAATGAAAGGCTCAGGCGTTCTCGACAAGACGGCCCTCATATACGGCCAGATGACCGAAGTCCCGGGCGCCCGCGCCAGGATCGGCCTCACGGCCCTCACCGCAGCGGAGTACTTCAGGGATGAGGAAGGCCAGGACGTGCTCCTTTTCATCGACAATATATTCCGATTCACCCAGGCGAACTCGGAGGTCTCGGCGCTTCTCGGACGAATGCCTTCAGCCGTTGGGTACCAGCCGACCTTAGCCACCGACCTTGGTGAACTGGAGGAGCGGATCACCTCCACGCTCAAAGGATCCATTACCTCGGTTCAGGCCATCTACGTGCCCGCTGACGACTTAACCGACCCGGCGCCTGCCACAACGTTTGCGCACCTTGACGCGACCACCGTGCTTTCGCGACAGATTTCGGAACTCGGTATCTATCCGGCGGTTGACCCGCTCGATTCGACAAGCCGTATTCTCGACCCCACGATCGTGGGTGAGGAGCACTACCAGGTTGCCCGCGAGGTCCAGAGAATACTTCAGAAGTATAAAGACCTGCAGGACATCATCGCCATCCTCGGTATGGATGAGCTCTCCGAAGAAGACAAGCTCGTCGTGGCCCGGGCCCGTAAGATCCAGAGATTCCTGTCGCAGCCTTTCTTCGTAGCCGAGGTATTCACCGGCCAGCCGGGAAGGTACGTGGCGCTGAAAGACACCATTAAGGGCTTCAAGGAGATCGCAGAAGGCAAACATGACGATCTGCCGGAACAGGCATTTTACATGGTCGGCACCATCGAAGAGGCCGTGGAAAAAGCCAGGAAATTCATGGGAGAATAA
- a CDS encoding ATP synthase F0 subunit B, producing MTQGDMSVWATIVAFFKHVPLILYLIANFLIVVVIAVKYGRKPVNDFLSNRRRTIEEKLKETKNLLDQAQVLKATYEKKLAGLDQEIEAFRKKIVDETEKEKAKIIAEATQFASKMKDQARLTYEQELKETKNKIKENITGLTVEAAGKLIAEKMSKADHEKMVEDFITKLRSLN from the coding sequence ATGACTCAGGGGGACATGTCCGTTTGGGCCACGATCGTGGCGTTCTTTAAGCACGTGCCGCTTATTCTCTATCTGATCGCCAACTTTCTCATTGTCGTAGTCATCGCGGTGAAATACGGGAGAAAACCGGTGAACGATTTTCTTTCGAACCGCCGCCGTACCATTGAGGAAAAACTGAAAGAAACTAAGAATCTGCTCGATCAGGCTCAAGTGCTCAAGGCGACATACGAAAAGAAGCTCGCCGGGCTCGACCAGGAAATAGAAGCCTTCAGGAAGAAGATCGTGGACGAAACGGAAAAAGAGAAGGCCAAGATCATCGCCGAAGCAACGCAATTCGCGTCCAAAATGAAAGACCAGGCGCGCTTAACCTATGAGCAGGAACTCAAAGAGACGAAGAATAAGATTAAAGAGAACATAACGGGGCTTACCGTCGAGGCCGCAGGCAAGCTCATAGCGGAAAAGATGAGTAAAGCTGACCACGAAAAAATGGTAGAGGATTTCATCACAAAGCTGAGGAGTCTCAATTGA
- a CDS encoding P-loop NTPase: MRRQQDLEAEEKMFGARQDSEEYDLLAPSLPIETDLGEKNQKKIIAVGSAKGGVGKSVFAANLGVFLAGRGYRTAVVDLDLGNANIHVHLGQHAPASRNVNDFIMKRVKTLNEIAVHSEYGPMVVSGGNSELGAANIKFMKKLRLIKALGDIEADYVILDLGGDVSYNSLDFFLRADCGVVVTTPDSASYMGAYHFIKEALYRKLARIFGPESSYRNEKNKDLERLICRMTAPAQGPEVKTVRELIDQVKEWQPHNLPLITRVMADFRPCLVLNKVPKYNNVHHVPMMIQEVSRKWLSKEVSFLGSISAQSEVEESVLDQVPVLARYPMGDFAIEMEYIVNNLLHNA, encoded by the coding sequence GTGAGACGTCAACAGGATTTGGAGGCTGAGGAGAAGATGTTCGGTGCAAGACAGGATTCCGAAGAATACGATCTTCTCGCCCCATCTCTTCCGATAGAGACCGACCTCGGTGAGAAGAACCAGAAGAAGATCATTGCCGTTGGAAGCGCAAAAGGCGGCGTGGGCAAGAGCGTATTTGCCGCCAACCTCGGTGTGTTCCTCGCGGGTCGAGGATATAGAACGGCGGTTGTCGATCTCGATCTCGGCAATGCGAACATCCACGTGCATCTAGGCCAACATGCCCCGGCAAGCCGGAACGTAAATGATTTCATCATGAAACGGGTAAAGACCCTTAACGAGATAGCTGTTCATAGCGAATACGGTCCCATGGTAGTGAGCGGCGGCAACTCGGAGTTAGGAGCGGCGAATATCAAATTTATGAAGAAGTTGCGGCTCATCAAGGCCTTAGGCGATATTGAGGCTGATTACGTTATCCTTGATTTGGGCGGCGATGTATCCTACAATTCTCTGGATTTCTTCCTTCGAGCCGATTGCGGCGTTGTGGTCACAACCCCCGATTCTGCATCCTACATGGGCGCCTACCACTTCATCAAAGAAGCCCTCTATAGAAAGCTGGCAAGGATCTTCGGCCCTGAGTCCTCTTATAGAAACGAAAAGAACAAAGATCTCGAAAGGCTCATTTGCCGGATGACTGCGCCGGCACAGGGCCCGGAGGTTAAGACAGTCAGGGAACTCATCGACCAGGTGAAAGAATGGCAACCGCACAATCTTCCACTGATTACCAGGGTCATGGCCGATTTTAGACCCTGCCTGGTGCTCAACAAGGTTCCCAAATATAATAATGTTCACCATGTGCCCATGATGATCCAGGAAGTCTCAAGGAAATGGCTTTCAAAGGAAGTTTCATTTCTGGGGAGCATCTCAGCCCAGTCCGAAGTTGAGGAGAGCGTTCTGGATCAGGTACCGGTTTTAGCCCGTTACCCCATGGGTGATTTTGCCATAGAAATGGAATATATCGTCAACAATCTTCTCCACAATGCCTGA
- a CDS encoding phenylalanine--tRNA ligase beta subunit-related protein produces MIFSVSQDLFHLFPSLKIGVLVAEIDNTKYGDDHLEDVLENLKSHFSLEKPQDHEHVKVWRDAFKKLGISAAKYQSSVESLLRRALKGGPFPRINPLVDLYNAQSIKHLVPVGGHALEPIEGNIQLCFAQGHETFVPMDSGEQEVVEKNEVIYRDNASVLTRRWVWRQSNKDKVLSETTRIFIPIDVMEGLPHALCQDVVKDMEESIVGNGYGKVIHRDIITKDRLETEFNF; encoded by the coding sequence ATGATTTTTTCCGTAAGCCAGGACCTTTTCCACCTTTTTCCTTCATTGAAAATAGGCGTCCTCGTCGCCGAAATAGACAACACCAAGTATGGCGACGACCACCTTGAAGATGTCCTTGAAAATTTAAAGTCCCATTTTTCCCTGGAAAAACCGCAGGATCATGAGCACGTCAAAGTCTGGAGGGACGCGTTTAAGAAACTCGGGATTTCGGCGGCAAAGTATCAGAGCTCCGTGGAATCGCTTTTGAGAAGGGCGCTCAAAGGCGGACCTTTCCCGAGAATCAATCCTCTCGTGGATCTCTACAACGCGCAATCCATAAAGCATCTCGTGCCTGTAGGCGGCCATGCTTTGGAGCCGATTGAGGGAAACATTCAGTTGTGTTTCGCTCAGGGACACGAGACGTTCGTTCCCATGGACTCAGGCGAGCAGGAAGTGGTTGAAAAAAATGAGGTCATATACCGCGATAATGCCTCCGTCCTCACCAGAAGATGGGTCTGGAGACAATCCAACAAAGACAAAGTCCTGAGCGAAACAACGCGTATATTCATCCCCATAGACGTAATGGAGGGCCTTCCTCACGCGCTCTGTCAGGATGTAGTGAAAGACATGGAAGAAAGTATCGTAGGAAACGGGTACGGAAAGGTCATCCACAGAGACATCATCACAAAAGACAGACTCGAAACTGAGTTCAATTTCTAA
- the atpG gene encoding ATP synthase F1 subunit gamma codes for MATLRDIKRKIGSINSTQTITRTMKMVSAAKLRRAQEDLEKIKDYAVKIEELTGRVIKNMPEDAHPLLAARDEIKKVLIVAIGSDRGLCGGFNLNIGLHAQNFIRQNSHKFDRIGVYVFGRKVRDYLTRRKVDIVKSRTDIKAVEQAFADEVANELIGLYLSGEFDKIYITYTYFKSAVKQEIVFDEFLPIKTPEQAEYIDYLCEPDRVKIVESLIPKYISTKIYYAIVESQTSEHAARMSAMENATSNCGEMVRYLTLVYNKRRQESITSEMMDIVGGAEALRGT; via the coding sequence ATGGCTACGCTAAGAGATATTAAAAGAAAGATCGGCAGTATCAACAGCACGCAGACCATAACGCGAACCATGAAGATGGTCTCCGCGGCAAAGTTGAGAAGGGCCCAGGAAGACCTGGAGAAAATAAAGGATTACGCGGTCAAGATAGAGGAGCTCACCGGCCGGGTTATCAAGAACATGCCCGAAGACGCGCATCCGCTGCTTGCAGCGAGAGATGAAATCAAAAAGGTGCTCATCGTGGCCATCGGCTCGGACCGCGGCCTGTGCGGAGGCTTCAATCTCAATATCGGCCTTCACGCACAGAATTTTATCCGGCAGAACAGCCATAAATTTGATCGCATCGGCGTATATGTATTTGGCCGAAAGGTGAGAGATTACCTGACGAGGAGAAAGGTCGATATCGTCAAGAGCCGGACTGACATTAAGGCAGTCGAGCAGGCTTTTGCGGATGAGGTTGCCAACGAATTGATCGGGCTTTATCTCTCCGGCGAGTTCGACAAGATTTACATCACCTACACGTATTTCAAATCGGCCGTAAAACAGGAGATCGTCTTCGATGAATTCCTCCCGATAAAGACGCCGGAGCAAGCCGAGTATATCGATTATCTCTGCGAGCCGGATCGGGTAAAGATCGTCGAATCTCTCATCCCGAAATATATCAGCACGAAGATCTACTACGCCATCGTGGAATCACAGACCTCAGAGCACGCGGCGAGGATGAGCGCCATGGAGAATGCCACGAGCAACTGCGGAGAGATGGTGCGGTATCTCACCCTTGTCTACAACAAGAGAAGACAGGAAAGCATAACCAGCGAGATGATGGACATCGTTGGCGGCGCTGAAGCTTTACGAGGAACCTAA